From the genome of Amycolatopsis sp. NBC_01488, one region includes:
- a CDS encoding sarcosine oxidase subunit gamma yields the protein MTVDAVEEPFRTQLTVRLREGNALLGVELPGACRFTGGNGVEILWMGPDEYLVLAEPGRQEELETALRDEGAAAVVDVSAQRTTVRLTGEHARDVLAHGCAIDLEASPPGSCVQTLFARTGIVLMVREAGFTILVRQSFANYFTAWLADASLEYVP from the coding sequence GTGACGGTTGACGCGGTCGAAGAACCGTTCCGCACCCAGCTCACCGTGCGCCTCCGGGAGGGCAACGCCTTGCTCGGCGTCGAGCTGCCCGGCGCGTGCCGGTTCACCGGCGGCAACGGCGTCGAGATCCTCTGGATGGGCCCGGACGAGTACCTCGTACTCGCCGAACCGGGCCGCCAGGAAGAGCTGGAAACCGCGCTCCGGGACGAGGGCGCGGCGGCCGTCGTCGACGTCTCGGCGCAGCGGACCACGGTGCGGCTCACCGGTGAGCACGCGCGGGACGTCCTGGCGCACGGCTGCGCCATCGACCTGGAAGCTTCCCCGCCCGGCTCGTGCGTCCAGACGCTGTTCGCGCGCACCGGGATCGTGCTGATGGTCCGGGAAGCGGGCTTCACGATCCTCGTGCGCCAGTCGTTCGCGAACTACTTCACCGCGTGGCTGGCCGACGCGAGCCTGGAGTACGTCCCGTGA
- a CDS encoding sarcosine oxidase subunit beta family protein, translated as MTRTPGADLPDHPGFLWNDPEPRKTYDVIVVGGGGHGLATAYYLAKVHGITNVAVLEKGWLAGGNMARNTTIIRSNYLWDESSGIYEHSLKLWEGLEEDLGYPILFSQRGVLNLAHSLQDVRDSVRRVEANKLNGIDAEWVDADGVKEICPIVNTSPDVRYPVLGATFQPRAGIAKHDYVAWGFARAAHEMGVDLIQNCEVTGISTVDGRVTAVETSRGRIAAGKVALCAAGHSSVLAKMVGLDLPLVSHPLQALVSELLEPIHPTVVMSNAVHVYVSQAHKGELVMGAGIDSYNGYGQRGSFHIIEQQMAAALELFPVFARAHLLRTWAGIVDVSPDASPIIGLTPVENLFLNCGWGTGGFKATPGVGDVFAATVARGKPHEYAEPFALDRFTTGALVDEHGAAAVAH; from the coding sequence ATGACCCGCACGCCCGGCGCCGACCTGCCGGACCACCCCGGCTTCCTCTGGAATGACCCCGAGCCGCGCAAAACCTACGACGTCATCGTGGTCGGGGGCGGCGGGCACGGCCTGGCCACCGCCTACTACCTGGCCAAGGTGCACGGCATCACGAACGTCGCCGTGCTGGAGAAGGGCTGGCTCGCGGGCGGCAATATGGCCCGCAACACCACGATCATCCGCTCCAACTACCTCTGGGACGAGAGTTCCGGCATCTACGAGCATTCCCTCAAGCTGTGGGAGGGGCTCGAAGAGGACCTCGGCTACCCGATCCTGTTCAGCCAGCGCGGGGTGCTGAACCTCGCGCACAGCCTGCAGGACGTCCGCGACAGCGTCCGCCGCGTCGAGGCCAACAAGCTCAACGGCATCGACGCCGAGTGGGTGGACGCCGACGGCGTCAAGGAGATCTGCCCGATCGTCAACACTTCCCCGGACGTCCGCTACCCGGTGCTCGGCGCGACCTTCCAGCCGCGCGCGGGCATCGCGAAGCACGACTACGTCGCTTGGGGCTTCGCCCGCGCCGCGCACGAGATGGGGGTCGACCTCATCCAGAACTGCGAGGTCACCGGTATTTCCACCGTGGACGGCCGAGTGACGGCCGTCGAAACGAGCAGGGGCCGGATCGCCGCGGGCAAGGTGGCGCTGTGCGCCGCCGGGCATTCGTCGGTGCTCGCGAAGATGGTCGGCCTGGACCTGCCGCTCGTCTCGCACCCGTTGCAGGCACTGGTGTCCGAGCTGCTGGAGCCGATCCACCCGACGGTCGTCATGTCGAACGCCGTGCACGTCTACGTTTCCCAGGCGCACAAGGGCGAACTCGTGATGGGCGCAGGGATCGACAGCTACAACGGCTACGGCCAGCGCGGCTCGTTCCACATCATCGAGCAGCAGATGGCCGCCGCGCTGGAGCTGTTCCCGGTGTTCGCGCGGGCGCACCTGCTGCGGACGTGGGCGGGGATCGTCGACGTCAGCCCGGACGCGTCGCCGATCATCGGCCTCACGCCGGTCGAGAACCTGTTCCTCAACTGCGGCTGGGGCACCGGCGGCTTCAAGGCCACGCCCGGCGTCGGCGACGTCTTCGCGGCCACCGTCGCGCGCGGCAAGCCGCACGAGTACGCCGAGCCCTTCGCCCTCGACCGGTTCACCACCGGTGCCCTCGTCGACGAGCACGGCGCCGCCGCCGTCGCGCACTAG
- the purU gene encoding formyltetrahydrofolate deformylase produces MTFTLTLKCPERSGIVHAVTTFLVGQGCDIVEHQQFDDDVRGSLFLRTSFTCAGETTVDDLTRAFAPVARDFGMEFGFSDGTPPRILVMVSKFGHCLNDLLFRWRAGGLGAEIAVVVSNHEDLRAMAEAAGVPFVHVPVTPETKPEAEQRLLDLVGEYEADLIVLARYMQVLSNELCQKLEGRAINIHHSFLPGFKGAKPYHQAYDRGVKFVGATAHYVTPDLDEGPIIEQEVQRVDHTYSPRELVTVGRDAEALALSRAVRWHCERRVLLNGNSTVVFR; encoded by the coding sequence GTGACCTTCACCTTGACGCTCAAGTGCCCCGAACGCTCGGGCATCGTGCACGCCGTCACGACGTTCCTCGTCGGGCAGGGCTGCGACATCGTCGAGCACCAGCAGTTCGACGACGACGTCCGCGGCTCGCTGTTCCTGCGCACGTCGTTCACCTGCGCCGGAGAGACCACGGTGGACGACCTGACCCGCGCGTTCGCGCCGGTGGCAAGGGACTTCGGCATGGAGTTCGGGTTCTCGGACGGCACCCCACCGCGGATCCTGGTGATGGTGTCGAAGTTCGGGCACTGCCTCAACGACCTGCTCTTCCGCTGGCGCGCGGGCGGCCTCGGCGCGGAGATCGCCGTCGTCGTGTCCAACCACGAGGACCTGCGGGCGATGGCCGAGGCGGCCGGCGTCCCGTTCGTGCACGTGCCGGTCACGCCGGAGACCAAGCCGGAAGCCGAGCAGCGGCTGCTCGACCTGGTCGGTGAGTACGAAGCGGACTTGATCGTGCTCGCGCGGTACATGCAGGTGCTGTCCAACGAGCTGTGCCAGAAGCTCGAAGGCCGCGCGATCAACATCCACCACTCGTTCCTGCCCGGCTTCAAGGGCGCCAAGCCCTACCACCAGGCCTACGACCGGGGCGTGAAGTTCGTCGGCGCGACCGCGCACTACGTCACGCCCGACCTCGACGAGGGCCCGATCATCGAGCAGGAGGTCCAGCGCGTCGACCACACGTACTCGCCGCGTGAACTGGTGACCGTCGGCCGTGACGCCGAAGCCCTCGCCCTTTCCCGCGCCGTCCGCTGGCACTGCGAACGCCGCGTCCTGCTCAACGGCAACAGCACTGTTGTCTTCAGGTAA
- a CDS encoding sarcosine oxidase subunit delta, with protein MHLIPCPWCGPREEAEFHYGGQAHVAYPEDPAALSDEDWAKFVFFRANPSGPLAERWSHSAGCRRWFNAVRDTRTHDLLAVYRLDEPRPVIS; from the coding sequence ATGCACCTCATTCCCTGCCCGTGGTGCGGGCCACGCGAGGAAGCCGAGTTCCACTACGGCGGCCAGGCGCACGTCGCCTACCCCGAGGACCCGGCCGCACTGTCCGATGAGGACTGGGCGAAGTTCGTCTTCTTCCGCGCCAACCCGAGCGGCCCGCTCGCCGAGCGGTGGAGCCACTCCGCGGGCTGCCGCCGGTGGTTCAACGCCGTCCGCGACACCCGCACCCACGACCTCCTGGCGGTCTACCGCCTCGACGAACCCCGGCCGGTGATCTCATGA
- a CDS encoding trypsin-like peptidase domain-containing protein gives MSEYDRGPQGGGEYPYGYGQGDQGYYQQPYGQQPYGGHYDQQPYDHQYGQARDQWGRPYPPQYTQPQGHYGQQGPPHGYGYPPPVPPPPRRRPLRALTVAVVAVGLAVVAGLGIGHLISASNSPTASSNQNFGFSGQPSASTTTLDANAVAAKVDPAIVNVNTELGLQGAAAAGTGIVLTADGEVLTNNHVVAGATSIKVTSIGTGDTYQAHVVGYDRSEDIAVIQLEDASGLPTASIGDSSAVKVGDQILGLGNAGGKGGDPVPAPGTVAALDQSITASDESSGSSEQLTGLIQVRANIESGDSGGPLVNANAQVIGVDTAASTGYQLNGRRSSAGGQGFAIPINQAVDIAHRIIAGTASDKVHIGKTAFIGVSVADAQGQGAQVREVVPRGPAQQAGLAAGAVITAIDGKAIDSATTLTNVMDTHHPGDQLTLTVSDASGAQHQLQVTAAEGPVG, from the coding sequence ATGAGCGAGTACGACCGAGGACCGCAGGGCGGCGGCGAGTACCCGTACGGCTACGGCCAGGGCGACCAGGGCTACTACCAGCAGCCCTACGGTCAGCAGCCGTACGGCGGCCACTACGACCAGCAGCCCTACGACCACCAGTACGGCCAGGCCCGTGACCAGTGGGGGCGCCCGTACCCGCCGCAGTACACCCAGCCGCAGGGCCACTACGGCCAGCAGGGTCCCCCGCACGGCTACGGCTACCCCCCGCCCGTGCCGCCGCCGCCGCGCAGGCGGCCGCTTCGCGCGCTGACCGTCGCCGTCGTCGCGGTCGGGCTCGCCGTCGTCGCCGGGCTCGGGATCGGGCACCTCATCTCCGCCTCGAACAGCCCCACCGCGAGCAGCAACCAGAACTTCGGCTTCTCCGGGCAGCCCAGCGCGTCCACCACGACACTCGATGCCAACGCCGTGGCCGCGAAGGTCGACCCGGCCATCGTCAACGTCAACACCGAGCTCGGCCTGCAGGGCGCGGCCGCGGCCGGCACCGGCATCGTGCTCACCGCGGACGGCGAAGTGCTGACGAACAACCACGTCGTCGCCGGGGCGACCAGCATCAAGGTCACCAGCATCGGCACCGGCGACACCTACCAGGCGCACGTGGTGGGCTACGACCGCAGCGAGGACATCGCGGTCATCCAGCTGGAAGACGCGTCCGGGCTGCCCACCGCGAGCATCGGCGACTCCTCCGCGGTCAAGGTCGGCGACCAGATCCTCGGCCTCGGCAACGCCGGCGGCAAGGGCGGCGACCCGGTGCCGGCGCCCGGCACGGTGGCGGCGCTGGACCAGTCGATCACCGCCTCCGACGAGTCCAGCGGCTCGTCCGAGCAGCTCACCGGCCTGATCCAGGTCCGCGCGAACATCGAGTCCGGCGACTCCGGCGGCCCGCTCGTCAACGCGAACGCGCAGGTCATCGGTGTCGACACCGCGGCATCCACCGGCTACCAGCTCAACGGCCGCCGCAGCAGCGCCGGCGGCCAGGGCTTCGCGATCCCGATCAACCAGGCCGTCGACATCGCGCACCGGATCATCGCGGGTACCGCGTCCGACAAGGTCCACATCGGCAAGACGGCGTTCATCGGCGTCTCGGTGGCGGACGCGCAGGGGCAGGGCGCCCAGGTCCGCGAGGTGGTCCCGCGCGGCCCGGCGCAGCAGGCGGGCCTGGCGGCGGGTGCGGTGATCACCGCGATCGACGGCAAGGCGATCGACTCGGCGACGACGTTGACGAACGTGATGGACACCCACCACCCGGGCGACCAGCTGACGCTGACGGTCTCCGACGCTTCCGGCGCCCAGCACCAGCTCCAGGTGACGGCCGCCGAAGGACCGGTCGGCTAG
- a CDS encoding formimidoyltetrahydrofolate cyclodeaminase, producing MRDQIMTDFLKALASDASPGGGATAALHVAQAAALVGRASADGRAAGALSMHALRLAEKDAHAAATLTRARRQPPGDARELAVAEARRRACAPAAEVITAATAVLDLAERVPPDALVATDLAAVAEAVRAAAVTAGLSIEIHSGAAAPPEVAAVEERADRLTASIRAVVVPA from the coding sequence ATGCGTGACCAGATCATGACCGACTTCCTCAAGGCCCTCGCGTCCGACGCGTCCCCGGGCGGCGGGGCGACGGCGGCGCTGCACGTCGCACAGGCCGCGGCCCTGGTCGGCCGGGCATCGGCCGACGGGCGCGCGGCCGGGGCGCTGAGCATGCACGCGTTGCGGCTGGCCGAGAAGGACGCGCACGCGGCGGCCACCCTCACCCGGGCACGCCGGCAGCCGCCGGGCGACGCGCGGGAGCTCGCGGTGGCCGAAGCGCGCCGGCGCGCGTGCGCACCGGCGGCGGAGGTGATCACCGCCGCGACGGCGGTGCTGGACCTGGCCGAGCGGGTGCCGCCGGACGCGCTGGTGGCCACCGACCTGGCGGCGGTGGCCGAGGCAGTGCGCGCGGCGGCCGTGACGGCCGGGCTGAGCATCGAGATCCACTCCGGCGCTGCCGCCCCGCCCGAGGTGGCGGCGGTGGAGGAGCGTGCCGACCGCCTGACGGCCTCGATCCGGGCGGTGGTGGTACCGGCGTAA
- a CDS encoding GcvT family protein, which yields MTAPRVVIIGAGIVGANLADELTARGWTDVTVLDRGPLPRTGGSTSHAPGLVFQTNASKAMTEFAKYTVSKFLTLDCFLQVGGMEVATTPARWEDLKRKHGWAQSWGVEGSLIDAEECVRRWPLLAGSQVLGALHTPTDGLARAAKAVEVLAARAGSRGARFVGSTRVTDVLQEGGRVTGVRTNQGDFPADVVVSCAGFWGREIGAMVGMDVPLLPLAHQYVKTGQVAELVGRNTEEVEASLPILRHQDQDLYFREHVDRIGIGSYAHRPMPVDESTLDPAVTETAMPSMLPFTEDDFAPSWEESKLLLPALRQTKVEEGFNGIFSFTPDGQSLVGESADVRGFWLAEAVWVTHSAGIAKAVAELLVDGHAETDLHEVDVHRFEDVQLARSYVDETAQQSFVEVYDILHPLQPKLSPRDLRVTPFHARQRELGAVFLEAGGWERPHWFEANAPLLKKLPHDALPPARDAWSAQFHSPIAAAEAWQTRNGVALYDMTPLKRVEISGPGSLEFLQSLTTNQLDKSVGSVTYTLMLDDAGGVRSDVTVARLGPELFQVGINGNIDVDHFVKHAPAGVQVRDITGGTCCVGVWGPLARDLVQPLSREDFSHPALKYFRARRARIAGVPVVAMRLSYVGELGWEIYTSADNGLRLWDALWAAGQPLGVIAAGRAAFNSLRLEKGYRLWGTDMTTEHDPYEAGLGFAVRPAKGPFAGRDAIEGRSEETASRRLRCLTVDDGRTVVLGKEPVFVDGVAAGYVTSAAYGYTIGRPIAYAWLPASADIGSSVEIEYFGRRVAATVAAEPLVDPGMERIRR from the coding sequence ATGACCGCACCGCGAGTCGTGATCATCGGCGCCGGCATCGTCGGCGCGAACCTCGCCGACGAGCTGACCGCCCGCGGCTGGACCGACGTCACCGTGCTCGACCGGGGCCCGCTGCCGCGCACCGGCGGGTCGACGTCGCACGCGCCCGGCCTGGTGTTCCAGACCAACGCCTCCAAGGCGATGACGGAGTTCGCGAAGTACACCGTCTCGAAGTTCCTGACCTTGGACTGCTTCCTCCAGGTCGGCGGCATGGAGGTGGCGACCACCCCGGCGCGCTGGGAGGATCTCAAGCGCAAGCACGGCTGGGCGCAGTCGTGGGGCGTCGAGGGTTCGCTGATCGACGCCGAGGAGTGCGTCCGCCGGTGGCCGCTCCTGGCCGGGTCGCAGGTGCTCGGCGCGCTGCACACGCCGACCGACGGGCTCGCGCGGGCCGCCAAGGCCGTCGAAGTGCTGGCCGCGCGGGCGGGTTCGCGCGGTGCCCGGTTCGTCGGCTCGACGCGCGTCACCGACGTCCTGCAGGAAGGCGGGCGCGTCACCGGCGTCCGGACCAACCAGGGCGACTTCCCGGCCGACGTCGTCGTGTCGTGCGCCGGGTTCTGGGGCCGCGAGATCGGCGCGATGGTCGGCATGGACGTCCCGCTGCTGCCGCTGGCCCACCAGTACGTCAAGACCGGCCAGGTGGCGGAACTCGTCGGGCGCAACACCGAAGAGGTCGAGGCCAGCCTGCCGATCCTGCGGCACCAGGACCAGGACCTGTACTTCCGCGAGCACGTCGACCGGATCGGCATCGGCTCCTACGCGCACCGGCCGATGCCGGTCGACGAGTCCACCTTGGACCCAGCAGTGACCGAGACGGCCATGCCGTCGATGCTGCCCTTCACCGAAGACGACTTCGCGCCGTCGTGGGAGGAGAGCAAGCTGCTGCTGCCCGCGCTGCGGCAGACCAAGGTCGAGGAGGGGTTCAACGGGATCTTCTCGTTCACCCCGGACGGCCAGTCGCTGGTCGGCGAGTCGGCCGACGTCCGCGGGTTCTGGCTCGCCGAGGCGGTGTGGGTGACGCACTCCGCGGGCATCGCCAAGGCCGTCGCCGAGCTGCTGGTCGACGGGCACGCCGAGACCGACCTGCACGAGGTCGACGTCCACCGCTTCGAGGACGTCCAGCTCGCACGGTCCTATGTGGACGAGACCGCGCAGCAGAGCTTCGTCGAGGTCTACGACATCCTGCACCCGTTGCAGCCCAAGCTTTCCCCGCGGGACCTGCGGGTGACGCCGTTCCACGCGCGGCAGCGCGAGCTGGGCGCGGTGTTCCTGGAGGCGGGCGGCTGGGAGCGGCCGCACTGGTTCGAGGCCAACGCGCCGCTGCTGAAGAAGCTGCCGCACGACGCGCTGCCGCCCGCGCGGGACGCGTGGTCGGCGCAGTTCCACTCGCCGATCGCGGCGGCCGAAGCGTGGCAGACGCGCAACGGCGTCGCGCTGTACGACATGACACCGCTGAAGCGCGTGGAGATCAGCGGGCCGGGGTCGCTGGAGTTCCTGCAGTCGCTGACCACGAACCAGCTCGACAAGTCGGTCGGGTCGGTCACCTACACGCTGATGCTGGACGACGCCGGGGGCGTCCGCAGCGACGTCACGGTGGCGCGGCTCGGGCCGGAGCTGTTCCAGGTCGGCATCAACGGGAACATCGACGTCGACCACTTCGTCAAGCACGCGCCCGCCGGTGTCCAGGTCCGGGACATCACCGGCGGCACGTGCTGCGTCGGCGTCTGGGGCCCGCTGGCGCGGGACCTCGTGCAGCCGTTGAGCCGGGAGGACTTCTCGCACCCGGCGTTGAAGTACTTCCGGGCACGGAGGGCGCGGATCGCCGGGGTGCCGGTCGTCGCGATGCGACTGTCCTATGTGGGCGAACTCGGCTGGGAGATCTACACGAGCGCGGACAACGGCCTGCGGCTGTGGGACGCGCTGTGGGCGGCCGGGCAGCCGCTGGGCGTCATCGCGGCCGGGCGGGCGGCATTCAACAGCCTGCGGCTGGAGAAGGGCTACCGGCTGTGGGGCACCGACATGACCACCGAGCACGACCCGTACGAAGCCGGCTTGGGGTTCGCCGTGCGTCCGGCGAAGGGGCCGTTCGCGGGCCGGGACGCCATCGAGGGGCGCAGCGAGGAAACCGCGTCACGTCGGCTGCGGTGCCTGACGGTCGACGACGGCCGGACGGTCGTGCTGGGCAAGGAACCGGTGTTCGTCGACGGCGTCGCGGCGGGTTACGTCACGAGCGCGGCCTACGGCTACACGATCGGACGGCCGATCGCGTACGCGTGGCTGCCGGCGTCCGCGGACATCGGGAGCAGCGTGGAGATCGAGTACTTCGGCCGGCGGGTCGCGGCCACCGTGGCCGCCGAGCCACTGGTCGACCCCGGCATGGAACGGATCCGGCGGTGA
- a CDS encoding MarR family winged helix-turn-helix transcriptional regulator: protein MSDVAEQGLVQEWHELLARYSAVFTALECRLQERHGIGAHEFEALERLATCDFKCRSADLTGAIHLSQSATSRLVARLEKEGLVERALCELDRRGIFVTITDAGREKYLAAKRTHREVLNETLR, encoded by the coding sequence GTGAGCGATGTCGCTGAGCAAGGCCTGGTGCAGGAGTGGCACGAGCTGCTGGCCCGCTACTCGGCCGTGTTCACCGCGCTCGAGTGCCGCCTGCAGGAGCGCCACGGAATCGGCGCGCACGAGTTCGAGGCCCTGGAACGGCTCGCGACCTGCGACTTCAAGTGCCGCTCGGCCGATCTCACCGGCGCCATCCACCTCAGCCAGAGCGCGACGTCCCGCCTGGTCGCCCGCCTCGAGAAGGAGGGCCTGGTCGAGCGCGCGCTGTGCGAACTGGACCGGCGCGGCATCTTCGTCACCATCACCGACGCGGGCCGGGAAAAGTACCTCGCGGCCAAGCGGACCCACCGCGAGGTACTGAACGAAACGCTGCGCTGA
- a CDS encoding 2Fe-2S iron-sulfur cluster-binding protein, with the protein MTRLSGVPLKFTFDGRELTGFLGDTLASALLANGIHQVATSIKYGRPRGIVGAGVEDSNALVQIEKPFPEPMLSATTVELYDGLAARGLSGQGRLSTEPDPARYDAKHAHCDVLVIGAGPAGRAAAAAASGRVLLVDDQPDGEAPEGVRFLSRTTAFGVYDDGFVLALERRGEPAAPERISRQRVWRIRAKRIVIATGAHERPIVFPDNDRPGIMLASAARTYLNRYGVLAGQRVVVFTTNDSAYEAASDLAGAGAEIVRIVDAREGYGVIGTDGDPHVAAAHVAPLGSLEGERVPCDLLLVSGGWNPAVHLYSQARGTLRYSPELGSYVPAGDLPNVSVVGAAAGEGLPATKVLWQVPAPESEVDTRFVDQQRDATVSDVLRATGAGLRSLEHIKRYTTIGTAHDQGKTSGMLAAGITAEALGIDLSTQRPTTFRPPYTPVSFAALAGRNRGALHDPVRVTTIHPWHVEHGAEFENVGQWKRPWYYPRPGESMPDAVRRECRAARTDVAVMDGSTLGKINVQGPDAGWFLDMLYTNMMSTLRVGRIRYGVMCGVDGMVIDDGTVIRVAEDRFLVTTTTGNAAMVLEWMEEWLQTEWPHLDVFATSVTEHWATIPLVGPRSREVLGRLAPGLDVSNEAFGFMTWQDAEVAGIAARVCRISFSGELAYEINVPSWHGLALWQSIVDEGATPYGTETMHVLRAEKGYPIIGQDTDGTVTPQDLGMSWAVSKKKADFIGKRSFARAENNRPDRKHLVGLLPMDPSVLLPEGSQIIESETLPEPPVRMLGHVTSSYDSAALGRTFALALVRSGRERIGETLYVPVGGQVVPVTVTESVLFDREGARRDG; encoded by the coding sequence ATGACCCGACTGTCCGGCGTCCCGCTCAAGTTCACCTTCGACGGCCGCGAGCTGACCGGTTTCCTCGGCGACACCCTCGCTTCCGCGTTGCTGGCCAACGGCATTCACCAGGTCGCGACCAGCATCAAGTACGGCCGCCCGCGCGGCATCGTCGGCGCCGGCGTCGAGGACTCCAACGCGTTGGTGCAGATCGAAAAGCCGTTCCCGGAGCCGATGCTGTCGGCCACCACCGTCGAGCTGTACGACGGCCTGGCCGCCCGCGGCCTGTCCGGCCAAGGGCGCCTGTCCACCGAACCGGACCCCGCGCGGTACGACGCCAAGCACGCCCACTGCGACGTCCTGGTCATCGGTGCCGGACCCGCCGGTCGCGCCGCCGCTGCTGCCGCGTCGGGCCGGGTCCTGCTGGTCGACGACCAGCCTGACGGCGAGGCGCCCGAGGGAGTCCGGTTCCTTTCGCGCACCACGGCGTTCGGCGTCTACGACGACGGGTTCGTGCTGGCGCTGGAACGCCGGGGCGAACCCGCGGCCCCCGAACGCATCTCGCGGCAGCGGGTCTGGCGGATCCGAGCGAAGCGGATCGTCATCGCGACCGGCGCCCACGAACGGCCGATCGTGTTCCCGGACAACGACCGCCCAGGCATCATGCTCGCTTCGGCGGCGCGCACGTACCTGAACCGCTACGGCGTCTTGGCCGGGCAGCGCGTGGTCGTGTTCACCACCAACGACTCCGCGTACGAGGCGGCCTCCGATTTGGCGGGAGCCGGGGCGGAGATCGTGCGGATCGTCGATGCCCGCGAGGGATACGGAGTCATCGGAACCGATGGCGACCCCCACGTCGCGGCCGCCCACGTCGCTCCGTTGGGCTCGCTGGAGGGGGAGCGGGTGCCGTGCGACCTGCTGCTCGTGTCCGGCGGCTGGAACCCGGCCGTGCACCTCTACAGCCAGGCACGCGGCACCTTGCGCTACTCCCCGGAACTCGGCTCCTACGTCCCGGCCGGTGACCTGCCGAACGTGAGCGTCGTGGGCGCGGCCGCGGGCGAAGGGCTGCCGGCGACGAAGGTGCTCTGGCAGGTGCCCGCCCCGGAGTCCGAAGTGGACACCCGGTTCGTGGACCAGCAGCGCGACGCGACCGTGTCCGACGTCCTGCGCGCCACCGGCGCCGGGCTGCGGTCGCTGGAGCACATCAAGCGCTACACGACCATCGGCACCGCGCACGACCAGGGCAAGACGTCCGGCATGCTCGCCGCGGGCATCACCGCCGAAGCGCTCGGCATCGACTTGTCGACTCAACGGCCGACGACGTTCCGGCCGCCGTACACGCCGGTTTCGTTCGCGGCGCTGGCCGGACGGAACCGCGGCGCGCTGCACGATCCCGTGCGCGTCACCACGATCCACCCGTGGCACGTCGAGCACGGCGCCGAATTCGAGAACGTCGGCCAGTGGAAGCGGCCGTGGTACTACCCGCGGCCCGGCGAGTCGATGCCCGACGCCGTCCGGCGCGAGTGCCGCGCGGCGCGCACCGATGTCGCGGTGATGGACGGGTCCACGCTCGGCAAGATCAACGTCCAGGGCCCGGACGCCGGCTGGTTCCTCGACATGCTCTACACGAACATGATGAGCACCCTGCGCGTCGGCCGGATCCGGTACGGCGTGATGTGCGGCGTCGACGGCATGGTGATCGACGACGGCACGGTCATCCGCGTCGCCGAGGACCGCTTCCTCGTCACCACCACGACCGGCAACGCGGCCATGGTCCTCGAGTGGATGGAGGAGTGGCTGCAGACGGAATGGCCGCACCTGGACGTCTTTGCCACTTCGGTGACCGAGCACTGGGCCACGATTCCCCTGGTCGGGCCGCGCTCGCGGGAAGTCCTCGGCCGCCTGGCGCCGGGCCTCGACGTCTCGAACGAGGCCTTCGGGTTCATGACGTGGCAGGACGCCGAGGTCGCCGGGATCGCCGCCCGCGTCTGCCGGATCAGCTTCTCCGGCGAGCTGGCCTACGAGATCAACGTCCCGTCGTGGCACGGCCTCGCGCTCTGGCAGTCCATAGTGGACGAGGGCGCTACGCCGTACGGCACGGAAACCATGCACGTCCTGCGGGCCGAGAAGGGCTACCCGATCATCGGCCAGGACACCGACGGCACGGTCACCCCGCAGGACCTCGGCATGTCCTGGGCGGTGTCGAAGAAGAAGGCCGACTTCATCGGCAAACGCTCCTTCGCCCGCGCCGAGAACAACCGCCCCGACCGCAAGCACCTGGTCGGCCTGCTGCCGATGGATCCGTCGGTGCTGCTGCCCGAGGGCTCGCAGATCATCGAATCCGAGACGTTGCCCGAGCCTCCCGTGCGGATGCTCGGCCACGTCACCTCCAGCTACGACAGCGCCGCGCTCGGCCGGACCTTCGCGCTCGCCCTGGTGCGCTCGGGCCGGGAGCGGATCGGCGAGACGCTGTACGTCCCGGTCGGCGGCCAGGTCGTGCCGGTGACCGTGACCGAATCCGTGCTCTTCGACAGGGAAGGAGCCCGCCGTGACGGTTGA